From the Papaver somniferum cultivar HN1 chromosome 2, ASM357369v1, whole genome shotgun sequence genome, the window TAAATTCTTATCCATATTATAATGTTTTCTCTTCGGAATATATCTCCTGGATTGCTTTATTAAAATTTATACTTTTCcctttaaaattatttttaaaaaaaaaatcttccgaATAAATTTATTAAAGCAAATACTAGAATTGTTCATTTGTTCGTTTCAAGTAAATAACTCAATTTTTGTTCGAACCACGGTTCAGTTTAATTTTGTTAGATAAAAATGCTCAACATCATTTACGTCAAGTCACATGATACTTTGGCTTCACAGGTGATGTTCATGTTTAATCAGTGACCACCATTCAGTTATCCTGAAATCAATGAACCGACAATACGAAGGGAAAAATTTAGGACATCAACGGTGATACCTAGATGACATACACCGAACAATATCAATGGAAAGACCTGGATAACAATCATATTATTGatattttgaaatattttcaCGGGACTTATCAAGCTAAAAATTATGAGTCCAATACCGAATACTATGTAACGCTTGATGCCTGATACTAATCAGAGGTTGAGCCGGGGACGTAAGGCCCCGGAAATACCTAATGaataattaattaatgttttattataAATGTCTCCTTGATTAATcacataaatacatatttttattaataattaaTTTTACTAAAAATCATAGTATTACTaaatggtagtagtggaagaGATAATGGCTGGTCGAAATGGTAGCGGGtgtttgtgagtggtggaggcgATAACATTACTGGAGGTGAaagaaatagtggcggtggatgaTTTTTATAGTAGTGGTTGTTGGTCAATAGTAGTGGACACAATAGTATTATGTCTTTACAAAATATGCaatattgtattgtgaaagatggagTTGGTTGTTTTTAGCTCGATTGGTAAGGACAAAAATCAAATATTCGATGATAGTACCagatcatataagacaatatgataattaccgctggatcacccaaatggcaTCCCTACTATATATGGTACCCGATCGAATAAAACATGGTTTGtagtgttaaaataaaattgattacaatatAAAAGAGAACATGAAAAAAAATGGAATAATTTAATTGACGACTTAAGTTTGTTCAGTCTAAACTTTATACATGACgtttgtgattaaaaattaaaagcaCGCCCAACGACGGGGGTGGAAGCAGTGGCGATTGAGGAAAGAAGTTGTATCCGGTGATTTTGTGGTGGTGGCAGGTGATGATGAGTAGTAATATATTATGTTAATTATGTGTCATCATGAATGGATTAACATTATAAAGCAAACAAGATTTGGTCGATCGATAAAAGAAATTCGGTTAAAATACATGACAATAAAAAAAAACACTAGAATGTCACGCTATATGATCGTTGCAAATGAACGGTATGAGTCAAAATCAGTACACAATAAAATAACTTATTATTGAGTCGTactgttacggcacgggttatatCCTATCTAGGTGATCTTTTTCTCCGTTTCTTTGTTCTGTATTATAAAACAAAGTTAGCCGAAGTTAGTCAACATAAAGAGCGATCTTGATTTTCCCTCCCAATTGATAAATCCATGATTGTGGTCGACTCTATGAATACACGCTTTAATTGAGAAATAATTAATTAGGTGTTCTCTTTTTCCCATCTCAAAAGTCAGAAGCAAAGCGGAGAATTTAAACgaccaaaaataataaacctacatTCCCATAAAACTAAACAATTGATTCTCTCACTCACATCCGGTAGGAGAAGTGGATTAAAAAACTTTAATTCCCCGCTTTTGTGCAAACCTAAATCAGGAATAAATTTGGGAAGGAGATATAAACTATAGAGACAAAAGAACTTAGATCCAAGAACATACTTCCGCTCAACCTTCTTTCCTTGATGATTAGgtatcatcctcaaaatatttgatttttttcttaatttatcaatttttttttttgtattgtccTCAAGATTTGTTTAGGGAAATGATAAATCAATGGTTCTTTACGTAAGTGACTGTATGATTGAAAGTTAGAAATTCATTTAACGGTCGTAATCTGTGATTGTGTACATCATTATTGTctcattaatttctcataataaatatttCATTAATCCCTCATAATAAATGTCTTATTAATTATCATAATAAATATATACTCTCACTAAACAACTTTGTTAATAATTACATCAATAGATATAAGGGATGGTCAGTGTGGTATTTATGAGTGCTGGTTCATGGAGCCGGTGGCGATAATGATACTGGTGGAAAAAGTAGTGGTAATgggtggttctggtggtggtaCTGTAGTTGGTCAATGTAGTATTGTGCAATGTTTATTCTGTGTTTCTATGATACGAGCAACACTATATTATGGAAGTTGTGCTTAAATTTTTAGTGTTAAAataagaacgcgcaattgggggatacttaaactaattgggggatacaaattacttcccccaaccaatagtttctgctaaggggtgttttttggggaaaaaaatactaaaatacccttccctaaAATAAGaatccaaaatcaaaatcatatccctcatttccccactccctttcaaattagaATTTTCCCCACTCcttttcaaattttaaattttccccactccctttcaaattatcttctccttctctgccggctcctcactttgaaaatgatttttttttaatcattcggaagcgatgaagaccatgccggcattgatgaagaccatgccggtagtgatgaagaccgtgtcgaagtgatgaataccatgccggaagtgatgaagaccatgccggtagtgatgaagaccatgtcggaaataaTTTTGCTTACAtcgccggaattgatgaagaccatgccggaaaatggtgtcgGCATTCTTGGTAACTGACATTCAATGTCGTAACTAAATGCcgacatgctcgatagaaatatatcaatgccggtagtcaagtgaaaaaaaaatcaattttatgaATACTTTACATCATATGCCGGCAAAggaatttaagcaacatactaggTCGTtagcagtaccggcatgctcgagaattaattgactgtgccggcagtggactgattaaaaccagaaaatttcaaaactgaATAGGTCGAACACAGCCGGGAGGGGCtatgccccccccccccccgaacCCTCCCGgatagtggcaaacatttatgaaaatttccaacaaatgccagcatggttttttcggttgaatacaatATCAGTGTGCCTTTCAAAATGGGGCCGGGaccgagctatttcagctgcaacaatggtggattcaaagaaaaaaatcaaattttcaacacatTGGCACCTTTACCTGAGCATTGGGAGTGCTtgtacaatcatcctccatttttaccaaactggtggaataatataccacaagctcagtattcggtcgagctttcccgggatttttcatttcaaattcggatttcaaatagattTTAAgttctcttattccattaagagtacttatcatgtctaTATCGTCAacatagatagctataattctGAATTAAGAACTTACTTAATACACATGGCACAAAAACcgtacttgtttatcccttcccaatcaaataatcacttagacaGGTATATCACATCCGCCTAATTgcttaaatcaataagtgagtgttccggTGTACCTGCAACCAGACTCTGTGttttagagtcattcgacttgcaaaaggccatcatgcacttttgcaaatatctttgagtctaaatctcTAGAGATATAACCACAATTAttatgtttcaagttcttttgaaactaccaagcaaactaattaactgaacaCTATGATGTTCAAAATACTAAGCAACCCAgaggtttgtgagaaacctcgctccACAAGGTGATTCcttatactttaagacctcattcttctcactacattttgtgacaaataaccacatatgtcccacatgctttacacttggttggttagcactaccacaccaaatacccgtatatttttcaaagaactaagttctacctggattgcatAAGCCAAATATGctttttatttgaaattaatcaaaataaagcatggctCGATCTCATTGCACTCTACttttggagcaactatttatggattatatcatcattgtgcatgcatgatccttccattgactcatgtacATTCTCATTATCtgttaggatttcattgttctctagaatcatttaaaacctcAGAGCGTCCTCtcgtttgattcatggacatatttagAGACAATCTTACTAGATGATTTCAGATGATATAATTAGGTTGTTCCTAACTCACCtatttcctttctaggtgagctgATCGAACCTAGTGGTCTCtgcatcttcctttatggagccacgacctcaaccacacttccaccaaGTATAGTTGTAACACCTTAGTTTTACGGTGCATATCCTTTACTAAGGATTTTTAACCTTACATGAACGTTTTCAGTTAGTATGTATGATCTCGTCAGTTTACCGATATCAGTGTATATTCCGAAAATCGATAATCCTTTTTTCACTTCACATTTCCATTTGTGGAGTATAGGAGTCTATGTGACACAaaatgggaacacaccacgacattcCATGTCGTCTCCTCGGAAAATACTTTTTCCTGTCTCCTCCTAACAACGGGAAGACTATCACATTAGAGTGACTATCCGCAAATCAGCGATTGAGAGATCGCTTGTCAAAAGGTTTAAAAATACGGATAGTTATTGGAAATTCTTTTCCAACATAGTCACTTAATCATTttgatgacccatcatagtatgatgtggagtcgtaagggcacatatatagtgcaaccaaaatgcgtaagaacaaaaAAATGTCAGgtttatatccagttaccaactgagacgcaaagaatggttgaccaattATGGGTCTGaaacgaataagtgaagatgcgtgtaatattgaaTATTCCCCAAGCTGTTAAAGgcaggtttgtacgcataaccatgccttaggcaccatctgtaacctttgatgatagcctttgtgagaccatggggtatatgatgctctacattgatcatattaaacatgcaataaccatcaagtccttttgatgtatactctCTAGCATTTACAAGTGGTGGTGACTCTTTACATatataatatgtgctagtagtgGTGGTGACTCCTAGTTACAAAATCAAGATCCCCAAATCCCTAATTACATATGACCTAGACTTCCATTTGCAAGCttctcataatcataatcaattaaatcaaaaaaTCTCCTTCGATTGATGAgaacccaaaaaaaaattctttagcgACGCGGAAGAGCTCGTGCTTGATAACGTATTGCAGTGAAAAATATGGGAGAAAGTAAAGAGGCAAAGAGAGGTTTCTATTGATCAGAATAATGGGTTATATGGATAGaatttcctttatatacatgtaaaggTAAACTCTAAGTAACTAGATTGACCACACATCCATGGATCACAGGCCCTGTAATAGTTTTaacattttatatatgttaaaaaataaaaaggagaATACGAAACCATTGCATGAACCTGCATTTATTCATCTCTCTTACTTAAGACTATATTAAAAAAATCATCCACACTTTTGCAATCTCTGACCAATATATGAAAATAAATATGCCGATCTAAAGGTGGAATCCAGATAAGTGGATAAGATAAGATACAATGGTATTTAACAGCCTACGGTCAATTTTGGCCGTCGATCTCTTGACTTTGTCAAGGTTCTTTATCTTCCTTCCTGGTTGTGTTTTTCTCTTCCTCTATGGATGTGTTAAAATCCCCATTCCTGGGTGCTTTTTCTAACACTTGTTGTTGTGTGTTGTTTCTTGTCTCTTCCTGTTTTACCCGGTGTTTTTAGTTGTCTTGTTTTTTCTGGTTTGTTCTTGATAACATGTCTTCAGGTTCTAATGTAAACAATGAAGAAGAGAGGTTGATCTACGAAGCTGTTAATAATTTAGAAGAACCTCAAACCCTTGTCTATGAGGATGATGAGTAGACAGATGAAATAATTCATGGGCCCAATAAAAGCTTGGTTTTCAAGTTCAACTCTGGTAGAGAATACAGTCTGGCCATATTGAATGAAGTGCTTACAAAAGCTTGGAGACCCTCTGGCTCTCTGTCTATTTCAGATCTGGGTAGTGGTATGTACAATGTTATGTTTCTTTTTCCGTGTGACATGGAAGCTTCTCTGCAAGGATCTCCATGGTCAGTGAAAGAAGACTTGATGATTCTGGAGAAATGTcaagaagatttcttaattgagGAGTATGAGTTTAAATATGTGTATTTCTGGATCCATATCTATGGGTTACCATTGAGCATGATGAATGAAAGTAAAGTCTTCAACATTGCTAAAAATAAAGGTAATCCAAACCCTATTAACTCTCAGCTAGCTGCAAAATGGGGTAAGCATGCTAAAGTAAGGGGTTCGAATTAATATTACCAGACCTCTCCCAAAGGATATGGTAATAACTTTGAAAACTAAGAAGCAGATAAAGGTACAGTtcaggtatgaaaacttccgAGGTTATGTTTTTATTGTGGTTTCTTTGGTCATCTACTGAAACAATGTCCTCACCTCTCGAGTAAATTAGAAGAATATAAATCATTAAGTGCGAAGGAGATAACTTTGAAAATGAATGATAAAACCATGGCTAGATATGGGGATGAAATTCGTGCTTTTCACAAATCAGGGGAACCAGGCATAATCAAAAATGGTCATTACTGCATTAACATGAAGAAACAAAGAGATGAAATTAAAGGGTCGTTGATTGTTGAGAGTAGATCACTGGATGTGAATGATGGTACAAGTCATCTTCAGATAGATTTGGCAGGACTGAGGGTAGCAGACAGTAACGGGCGCAACATCAGAGTTTCAGGTGCTGAGAAGGGGGCAAAGGGTCGGCTGGAGACTGACAAAGCAAGTGTATCATACAAAAGTAGTGAGCAGAATAACGATCAAAGGGAGGAATCTAGGATGGGTAAGCAAGACATGTGTAAACAAGTGATGCAGCAACTGGAGGTTGTTATGAAAGGGGACAaaattcttctgcaaattcattAAATGGGGTACAAAACAAGATTGACCCAGGGCAGAGTGGTGAACGAAATGTGATAGTGCAAAACAACGAAGGTGAAATAACCATTGCTAGTAAATCACAGTCACCCTCGGTACCTTTGGTGTTGAAACAAAATAACCAGGCCCAGGTCCAGGAGAAGGAAATATTAGAGAATAATGATAAGCCAATGGATAGCTTTCTCAAATCAATTGGTGATAAAATCGATTCTTCTTCAGTTCTAAAACCTACCTCCCAAAATGATGATACTGATACTGAAAAAGACAATTCACCATCTACATCTAATACTGTAACAATCAAAACGAAGAAGCTGAATAAGGGGTGGAAGAGATCAGCGAGAAACGGTAATCAAACGCCCTCTACCAATAACAACAATGGAGAAGTCTACAGTGGATCGAAAAGAAGTGCCAGTCCAATGGATATTGATATCCCTACTAAAAAGATCATACAATCTCAAATTGCTTAAATGGGTGTGGTGGTTGTCCAGAATCAGCCACAAAATCGATGTTAATGTTCTCATGGAACTGTTGAGGATTGAGAAACATCTCGACAGTCCGTAATCTCAAGGCGTTTCTCGGGGTCTGCAATCCCAATATTGCATTTATGTCAGAGACTCTTATCAATGAGGTAACTGCTTATAATTTCTATACTTCTTTGGGTTTTGATAATTTCAAGTATACTCCTGTTGTTGGTAAAAGTGGTGGTAGTGTAGTTCTATGGAATAGTAATATTGATTTAGAGGTGATCAGTGCGGATAAAAATGTGATACACTGTCGCATTCATCAATTAGTTTTCCAAGACTGGGATTTACTGTGTGTGTATGGTCCTCCCAATCATAATCAAAGAAACAAGTTTTGGGATAATTTTTCTCAGTATTGTGCTCATCTAATAAATTTGTGGTGTATTATGGGTGATCTTAATGCCATTAAAGATATAAGGGAGAAGTCTGGTGGTAATATGAAGAGGAATCCTGCTAATACAGAGTTCAAGAACTTTGTCCAAGATAGAGTCTTAATAGATATGGGATTTGATGGCCCCGCTTTTACCTGGACTAATGGTGCTATTAATGAGAAGCCTATTTTTGAGAGATTAGATAGAGCTATGTGCACCCCAGGGTGGTTCTTCATTTTTCAGAATAATGGTGTTCTTCATCTTGCTAGGATAAGTAATGATCATGCTCCTATTTTAATCAATACCAACAGGACCAGTAAGAGGAGGCAGAAACACTCTAATAAATTCGAATCCTTCTGGGTTGATCATCCGGCTTTTCATGATGTTGTTCACAATTCTTGGAATTCTAGTCAAAACAACACCATATTCAAAATCAGTTGTTTGGTGGAAGACTTAAATAAATGGAGTAAAGAGGTTTTTGGTAACATATTTAGAGCTGTTGAGGATACTAAGGAGAAGTTGCTGCAGGTTCAAAAAGAAGCTCACATCAGAGATACTAGAACCCAAAAGAATGAATTATGTTCGAAGATTGAGAACCTGAACTCTATGCAACAAAAATATTATGAGAAGAGAAGTAAAGTAAAGTGGATTCCGAACACCGACAAGAATATTAGAGCTTTCCATTTATCTATAATCCacagaaagaagaagaatcaaataTCTGTCATTAAATTGGCTGATGGGAATTGGAGCACTGAACCAAATGAGATAGTTAACTCTTTAGTGAAACATTTATCTGAACTGTTCAAAAGAGATCCTGATGGAGAGAAGTATCTATTATGGTTGAAGCTCATTCTCATATTGATAAGGAAAGTAATGATAAAATATACATGGTTCCTACTTAGGAGGAAATTTGGTTGATAATCAAGAGAATGAAGAGTCTTAAATATCCAGGCCCAGATGGAATGTCACCCTTATTCTTTAAAAAATGTTGGAAGCTCATTGGTGAGGATGTCTCGAAAACTATCAAAGACTGTTTTATTTCTGCTGCCATTCCTCCGGGGCTCAATCACACCAACATTGTGCTGATACCCAAGGTAAAAAATCCTTCTACTCCAGCTGAGTATCGTCACATTTCCTTAAAAAATGTCATGTATAAAGTAGTGACTAAGATTCTTTCTCAGCGACTGAAAAGCCATCTTAATAAACTAGTCGACAGAGCTCAATCTACATTCATTCCCGGTAGATCAATTAAAGATAATATCGTGGCAGAAAAAGAGCTTTTACACTCTATGGAAAACTCTAAATCTATTATATGTGCTTTTGATCTTAAATTAGACATTAGTAAAGCTTATGACAAAGTTAGCTGGAGATTCTTAAGTCACTGTCTTAACATTTTTGGTATAGTAGGGAAACACATGATCTGATTATGAACTGTATATCTACGACATCGTTTTCAGTTATAGTTAATAGTCAACCTGAAGGGTATTTTCTTAATGGTAGGGAATTACGTCAAGGGTGTCCACTATCCCCATATCTATTTATTCTTTGCTCGCAAGGTTTATCTTGGATCATGAGAACCATGGAGACCAATGCTTTATACAATGGATATAGGATTTGCAAGTATGCCCCGGCAGTTTCCCACCTTATGTTCATTGATGATATTTTTCTGTTTGGTACCTTGGATAACCAAACTGTGAGTACCCTAATGGACGTTCTTAACATCTACGTTGCTTGGTCTGGTCAATGCGCAAACATGAATAAGTCTGCGGTGTTATTTAGTAAAGGTGTTGATGATAATAGAAAATCTGAAGTAGCTGCCTTTCTGGGAGTTCAACAGATGGATAACTGTGATAAGTATTTGAGGGACCATCTTTTGAAACCTGCTCACCAGAGTGTTTCCTTTGATTTCGTTACCAATAAGTTTGATGGGAGTTTGGCGGGTTGGAAAGGTATATTTCTATCTCATGCTGGGAGAATTGTGTTAATCATGACAGTCCTGGGGCTCATCCCTCCGTTCTTCATGGCCACATACATTATTCCGAATAAGATTCTAAAAACTCTCACTAAAACTATGAGGAATTTTTGGTGAGGTCATAGCAGGCAGGAAAGGAAAATGCATTTTATTAAATGGGAGCAAATGGAATTGGCTAAGGAGCAAGGGGTCTAGGCATAATATATCTTCAGAGCTTAAACAAGGCTATGATAGCAAAATTAATTTGGAAATTATTTGAAGACGCTGACTGTCTTTGGGTGCAGTTAATGGAGACCAAATACTTCAAAGGAAACAGTTTCTGGGAACTTAAAAAACCTTCAATTTGTTCATCTACTTGGAATGCAATGCTTAGTTGCAGAGAATCTATGAAAGATGGTAGCTGCTGGAATGTTGTCGATGGTGAAAAAATTAATATATGGCATGACCCTTGGATACCTAAATTGCAGAATAAAGTCCCTGAATGTATAACTGAAGACCATGGTGATATCAAGAAGGTAAAAGACTTAATGATTGTAGGTGAGAACAGATGGGACGAAGTAAAGCTGCAACAGCTCTTCAATCAATCTGATGCTCATAAGATAATGGATATCTATTTATCAAATGATACGGAGGACAGAAGCTCTGACAAAATGCTATGGATTCACCACCCAACGGAGTCTTTTCAACCAAATCTTTCCTCAATACCATTGCAGATAGTCATCCCAATACTTCGCAAAATGCTGAATTCCCATGGAAGAAATTCTGGAGGGTGAGAAACTTTCAACCCCAAAATCCACTTATTTCTCTGGAGATTAATCAACAATGGGCTGGCAGTAGCTGGTAACGTTGGGAAACACATTAGGGGGTAAATATGGACTGCAGGTTTTGTAATGCTGAAGCTGAAACGATAAATCATCTTTTTTTGAATTGTCAAGCCACTCATGCAATTCTCTTTGCTTCCCCCATGAACCTCATAATCAACGCTGCTGAGGGGAAGACTATTAGAGATTTCATCATCAGATGGCTTAATGAAGGAGACAACCACTCCAAGCTGAAGATGGGTGCTTGTATGTTCTGGGCTATTTGGAAGTCAAGAAATAACATCACCTTCAACAAGGACACTTTCAACATCCAGAATATAATTACGGATGCCTTATATTGGTTTAATATGGAGGGCAGTACTTATGAGATTAATGATTGTCTTAAAAAAGTAATTTGCTGGAAGCTCAGACTGATCATTGACTACCTCCGCCTGCTAATGTTATTAAAGTTAACTTTGACAGAGCTGCGAGGCCTAATGGTTATGCTTGTAGTGCAGTTGCTAGAGATTATAAGGTGGTTTTCCAGGACTGTCAGAATAAGATGTTAGACTATTTATCTGCAGTGGAGGCGGAGACCCATGGTGCGTTACTTGCAGTGGATCTTGCCTTGAGTAGGGGCTTCAGAAACATCATTCTAGAGGGCGACTCACTGATCATAATCAATTCCCTCGGGTTTGAGCATTACCAGTACCCCTGTATAATAAGAATTTGCATCAGTAGATTGAAGGGTATGTTAAATCTTTTTCACTCTGTGTGATTCAATTATGCCAGAAAGGAGGCCAACTCTACGGCTCACCTATTAGCAGCTCATGCTGTGTCAAACCACTCGTCTGAGATGAGGTTATCTTCCCCTCCTTCTTGTATTGCTCAGCACTTCGATTGCGTGAGCTTTTCTTCCACTtagtttttctctctttttttctttttctttctcttgttcCTTTTTTCCTTGAAAATGATAAACAGATAAGTATTCACATAACTCCGAAGTATTCATACGTGTCCTAACCTAACTCCGAACCTAATAAAGCTTGTAATATGAGACAGCCGTAAATTCGCGGATCTAGATAGTTCGTCCGTTGGAGTCGTGAGAACTTAAATTGGTTTGACGCATGTAATATGAGGCAGTCGTAAATTCACGGATCCGGATAGTTTAAATTGGTTTGACCCGGTCAAAGCTTGACTCATCCCATTAAGTCTCATTTTTCTTCTGAAACTCAAAAAAAGGTTGGGAATGACGGGGATTTGACATAGTTGTAGGCGTCGGTTTTTGAATATAACatcattttatcttatttttttcaCACTAAAACACTCTTTTCACCTTTACTAGTCTTTTATGGTTATAAATATTTATTAATATGTTATCAGCCGAACCaataactcaaaaacaaattatacGTGTGTATACCGTTCGAAATAATTCCTTATTTCGGAACCACGAATCGTTAACCGCATTTTTGATATTTGATTTTTAGAAATCCGAATTATACACAGTATGCTCATTTTTAGAAATCCGAATTATACACATAGTATGCCCGTTCCGTAAGTACGCCGAATCCCGTATTGCTAACCGGGGTCAACCATAAACACCTAAACTTAAACTTACAATTTCATAGCCTAATTTACATCGGGGATCTAAAAGCACGGTTTTAATTGACAATAAGACAAACAAACAGAAGTTTCTTAAAAGACAAAAGGCCCAGAAAACTGGTTTTCCAGAT encodes:
- the LOC113349842 gene encoding uncharacterized protein LOC113349842, whose product is MSETLINEVTAYNFYTSLGFDNFKYTPVVGKSGGSVVLWNSNIDLEVISADKNVIHCRIHQLVFQDWDLLCVYGPPNHNQRNKFWDNFSQYCAHLINLWCIMGDLNAIKDIREKSGGNMKRNPANTEFKNFVQDRVLIDMGFDGPAFTWTNGAINEKPIFERLDRAMCTPGWFFIFQNNGVLHLARISNDHAPILINTNRTSKRRQKHSNKFESFWVDHPAFHDVVHNSWNSSQNNTIFKISCLVEDLNKWSKEVFGNIFRAVEDTKEKLLQVQKEAHIRDTRTQKNELCSKIENLNSMQQKYYEKRSKVKWIPNTDKNIRAFHLSIIHRKKKNQISVIKLADGNWSTEPNEIVNSLVKHLSELFKRDPDGEKYLLWLKLILILIRKVMIKYTWFLLRRKFG